A portion of the Cherax quadricarinatus isolate ZL_2023a chromosome 21, ASM3850222v1, whole genome shotgun sequence genome contains these proteins:
- the LOC128688994 gene encoding glutathione peroxidase, with protein sequence MMARLVPLLLIAALLSPGLAEIFPRRVCGEVEGDIYQFSANLLENGTEVSFEEYTGKVVLVINLATFCGLTVPSYTQMNALAEFYVDQDFVILGFPCNQFSMLEPGTNSEIMNGIRYVRPGDGFEPLITMFEKTEVNGNNEHPFFTFLKGACESTYTEFYSDLFYEPIRIGDVQWNFEKFLIGRDGKPYTRYHPDVTDPEDLKDDINTLLNA encoded by the exons ATGATGGCCCGGTTAGTGCCGCTGCTGCTGATCGCGGCCCTGCTGAGCCCAGGACTCGCGGAAATCTTCCCTCGACgtgtttgtggggaagttgaaggCGACATTTATCAATTCTCAGCCAATTTGCTGGAGAATGGAACTGAAGTCAGCTTTGAAGAATACACAGGCAAG gtggtgttggtgatcaACTTGGCCACCTTCTGCGGACTCACCGTCCCGTCTTACACCCAGATGAATGCACTTGCGGAGTTCTACGTCGATCAGGACTTCGTAATCCTTGGCTTTCCCTGCAATCAGTTTTCAAtg CTAGAGCCGGGAACCAACAGCGAGATCATGAACGGTATCCGCTACGTTCGTCCAGGTGACGGATTTGAGCCTCTGATCACCATGTTTGAGAAGACTGAGGTGAACGGCAATAATGAACACCCATTCTTTACATTCCTGAAG GGCGCGTGCGAGTCTACATACACGGAGTTCTATTCTGACCTCTTTTATGAGCCCATAAGAATTGGGGACGTTCAATGGAACTTCGAGAAGTTCCTGATCGGTAGAGATGGCAAGCCGTACACACGCTACCATCCAGATGTTACAGATCCTGAGGACCTCAAGGATGACATCAACACCCTTCTCAACGCTTAG